A window of the Erigeron canadensis isolate Cc75 unplaced genomic scaffold, C_canadensis_v1 Conyza_canadensis_unscaffolded:10, whole genome shotgun sequence genome harbors these coding sequences:
- the LOC122584198 gene encoding cysteine proteinase inhibitor A-like produces the protein MAQNSDHQPQLLVIVMIFGAILLISGGGVSANGDPVNGVGAWDAEKYYLKELGEYAVAAHNLVSQHPLTFQKVITCSHLPELSHKLTIAAADGGVTHTYEAVVCSKPWIQYKKLISFKAL, from the coding sequence ATGGCACAAAACTCTGATCATCAGCCCCAACTTTTGGTAATTGTAATGATATTTGGTGCAATCCTCCTGATCAGTGGAGGAGGTGTGTCTGCCAATGGCGATCCGGTGAATGGAGTAGGGGCTTGGGATGCTGAAAAGTATTACTTGAAAGAGTTAGGGGAATACGCTGTGGCAGCTCACAACCTTGTATCCCAACACCCGTTGACGTTTCAGAAGGTGATCACATGTAGTCACCTTCCGGAACTCAGTCACAAGCTGACCATCGCTGCTGCAGACGGTGGTGTTACACATACATACGAAGCTGTGGTTTGCTCCAAACCATGGATCCAGTACAAGAAACTGATTTCCTTTAAAGCCCTTTAA
- the LOC122584194 gene encoding protein ALP1-like → MISRDHVGAAKLLYDHYFAPNCTYPPDMFRRRFRMRKEMFLHIVRDINSFESIEPLPKHFQFFHKGATDATGRPGFNIFQKCTSAIRQLAYSFKADALDEYLQMAQDTGYQCLDAFCKCVIHLYQHEYLRRPREADIEQLTTKHEQVHGFPGMLGSIDCMHWGWRNCPVAWQGQYTRGDKGHPTIMLEAVDSYDLWIWLAYFGPAGSNNDTNVLNESDLFDDLLQDRAPKVEFSVNGEQFTKGYYLADGIYPEWATLVKSFKCPMDPKTTKFKRYQEAARKDVERAFGVLQDRWQIIEQYARPYNTNKIKRIMLCCVILHNMIVEDNGRAITEFEEELIANTTLPTHTWTERCSTQLHMYGELRDRMAHHQLRNALIEHVWNLPEHGRQR, encoded by the coding sequence ATGATCTCGCGAGATCATGTGGGTGCCGCAAAGCTTTTATACGATCATTACTTTGCGCCTAACTGCACTTACCCACCTGATATGTTTCGTAGAAGGTTCCGAATGCGAAAGGAAATGTTTCTGCACATAGTGCGAGACATAAACTCCTTTGAAAGCATAGAACCGCTACCGAAACACTTTCAGTTCTTCCACAAAGGCGCGACAGATGCTACTGGTCGTCCTGGTTtcaacattttccaaaaatgtacTTCTGCTATACGCCAGTTAGCGTATAGCTTTAAGGCTGATGCTTTAGATGAGTACTTGCAGATGGCTCAAGATACAGGCTACCAGTGTTTAGATGCTTTCTGCAAATGTGTGATACACCTTTATCAACACGAGTACTTGAGAAGGCCAAGAGAAGCCGATATCGAGCAGTTAACTACCAAACATGAGCAGGTTCATGGTTTTCCGGGAATGCTTGGTAGCATAGATTGCATGCATTGGGGTTGGAGGAACTGTCCAGTGGCATGGCAAGGGCAGTACACCCGGGGCGACAAGGGACATCCAacaatcatgcttgaagcggttgattcatatgatttgtggatctGGCTTGCCTACTTTGGCCCTGCTGGTTCGAACAATGACACCAACGTCCTCAATGAGTCAGATTTGTTCGACGATTTGCTACAAGACAGGGCTCCTAAAGTAGAGTTTTCGGTTAATGGGGAGCAGTTTACAAAGGGATATTACCTAGCAGATGGTATTTATCCAGAATGGGCTACTCTTGTTAAGTCATTCAAGTGCCCGATGGACCCGAAAACCACCAAGTTCAAAAGATACCAAGAagctgcaagaaaggatgtcgAGCGAGCATTTGGGGTTCTTCAAGATCGTTGGCAGATTATTGAACAATACGCGCGGCCATACAATACCAACAAGATAAAACGGATCATGTTATGTTGTGTGATTCTGCACAACATGATCGTTGAAGATAACGGGCGTGCAATTACAGAGTTTGAAGAAGAGTTAATAGCTAATACTACACTCCCAACCCATACGTGGACTGAAAGGTGTTCAACGCAGCTTCATATGTACGGGGAGCTTCGCGATAGAATGGCTCACCATCAACTCCGCAATGCTCTGATCgaacatgtttggaacctccCGGAACACGGCCGTCAACGTTGA